The Polyodon spathula isolate WHYD16114869_AA chromosome 13, ASM1765450v1, whole genome shotgun sequence genome includes a region encoding these proteins:
- the LOC121326058 gene encoding fatty acid-binding protein, intestinal-like, whose product MAFDGNWIEYKNENRDEFLVAMGVNAAKRKLAQNMKLQLTMKQDGNKFTMIEKSLLHAKETSWTMDEEFTGNLADGSVMKGTYTLETPTCIVGKFTRMSDGKEIVNRRKVDGDEMIQITKVDDIGMKRYLKRQEA is encoded by the exons ATGGCTTTTGACGGCAACTGGatagaatacaaaaatgaaaaccgTGATGAATTTTTAGTTGCGATGG GGGTGAATGCTGCCAAAAGGAAGTTAGCACAAAACATGAAACTCCAGCTGACTATGAAACAGGATGGGAATAAATTCACCATGATAGAGAAGAGCCTCCTTCACGCCAAGGAGACGAGCTGGACCATGGACGAGGAGTTTACAGGGAATTTAGCGGATGGCTCAGTCATGAAG GGAACCTACACCTTAGAGACTCCAACTTGTATTGTTGGCAAGTTCACAAGGATGTCTGATGGGAAGGAGATTGTTAACCGTAGGAAAGTGGACGGTGATGAGATGATACAG ATAACTAAAGTTGATGATATTGGAAtgaaaagatatttaaaaagacaagagGCATGA